In the genome of Chloroflexota bacterium, the window CAAGCAACGGGAGCCGATGAAGGGGCTGGAGGTCCTCTGCTCGGGCGAGCAGATGTCGGACCCGCCTTATGCATTCACCCACATCCACCTGCGCTACGTCGTCAAGGGTCCGGTGAACCCCAGAAAAGTACAGCGGGCTATCCAGCTCTCCGAGGAGAAGTACTGCTCCGTGCTCAACACGCTGAAGCCCACCGTGAAAGTCACCAGCGACTTCGAGATCGTGGACGATGAAGGGGAAAACCAACCGTAATGCAACAAAGGGGTGATCGGAGGCCGTACATGCTTCCACGAGAGACGCACTTCCGCCAGCGGCGAAGCTCGCCATGGCTCCGCGGGGCGCTGATCCTGGCCCTCCTGGTGATCCTGGTCAGCTGCTATCCGCCGGTTCCCATGTCCCCGGCCACCTCCCAG includes:
- a CDS encoding OsmC family protein is translated as MGTVAIKWVASQLMTGVDSFGHPLVMGSWPEREPEWAGLKPSDLLLLAAASCSAYDVIMILTKQREPMKGLEVLCSGEQMSDPPYAFTHIHLRYVVKGPVNPRKVQRAIQLSEEKYCSVLNTLKPTVKVTSDFEIVDDEGENQP